Sequence from the Terriglobales bacterium genome:
GGCGCGCTCAACGCCATGGGCCTGATTGATGAAGCCTTGCATGCCTTGGTTGATGTGTATCGTCGGTTTAACGATCCGCGCGCCCTGGTTGACGCGCTGTCCTGGTTCCAGTCCCGGCTGGGACAGGAAGCGCTCGAGCAGACGCTACTCGCTTTTGGGGAGCGCTTCCCCGCAATCGTCGTCTATCGCGGCGAGATCAGCGCAGCGAAATGGCTAAGCGCGAGCACCGGCGGCGTACCCCACCGGGCCGTCGCCCTCGAAGAACTTATGATGCTGTGGCTGGCGAACGCCAATCCAGCATTCAAATCATTCAAAGAGCTGTTTGACGACGGTCCTCTCGCCGACGCAACCTCGTATCCCAAGATCACCTCGGCTCTGCGGGATTACTTCAACACTCGCCCGCGCTTCGGGCCCGACAATCAGAATCTGGTCGACGCGCTGCGCGCGCCTGCGCTGGCGTCGCCGGACTCTCTCGCCGATCAGCTTGCCTACATTCGCGAGAAATGGGGCCCCATGCTGGGGGGCCTTTTCGACAAACTGCTCACTGCGCTGGACGTGCTGAAAGAAGAGGAGATGGCGGTATGGATGCGCTTTCATCCTCCCGGCCCGCACTTCGGCGGCGCCCTGGGCCAGGGTGATTCTGGGATTGGCGCCGTCCCGCAGTTTGCCGGCCAGGAGCAAGAATACGAGAGTTTCAGTCCCGACCAGGAGTGGATGCCGAGCACCGTCCTCATTGCCAAGAGCGTGTACGTCTGGCTCGACCAGTTATCAAAGACGTACCAGCGCAACATCCACCGCCTCGATCACGTTCCTGATGAGGAACTGGATGTTTTCGCGCGCCGTGGTTTCAACGCGCTTTGGCTCATCGGAGTTTGGGAGCGCAGCCGCGCCTCGCAACGCATTAAGCAGCTTTGCGGCAATCCCGAGGCCGTTGCCTCTGCCTACTCGCTGGCCGATTACACCATCGCCGACGACCTGGGCGGCGAGTCGGCGTATTTCAACCTGCGCGATCGCGCCTGGGCGCGCGGCATCCGTCTCGCCAGCGACATGGTTCCCAACCACATGGGCATTGATTCGCGCTGGGTGATCCAGCACCCGGATTGGTTCTTGTCGCTGCCCTATAGCCCGTTTCCTGGTTACCGTTTCGAGGGCCCCGATCTTTCGAGCGACGGCCGCGTGGAAATCAAGATTGAAGACCACTATTACGACCGCACCGACGCTGCCGTAGTTTTCCGCCGCAAAGACCGGTGGACCGGCGACACGCGCTACGTCTATCACGGCAACGACGGCACCAGCTTTCCCTGGAACGACACCGCACAATTGAATTATTTGAACCCCGAAGTCCGCGAAGCCGTGATTCAGACCATTCTTCACGTCGCACGGCAATTTCCGATCATCCGCTTCGACGCTGCCATGACCCTTACCAAGCGCCACTACCAGCGGCTCTGGTTTCCTGCTCCCGGCACGGGAGGCGCCATTCCATCTCGTGCTGAGCACGGTATGACCAAGGCACAGTTCGATGCCGCCATGCCGAAAGAGTTCTGGCGCGAAGTTGTAGATCGTGTCGCCGCCGAAGCTCCCGGCACGCTGCTGCTCGCCGAAGCCTTTTGGCTTATGGAAGGTTATTTCGTCCGCACCTTGGGCATGCACCGCGTTTACAACAGCGCGTTTATGAACATGCTTCGCGACGAAGAGAACGCGAACTACCGCAGCGTAATCAAGAACACCCTCGAGTTCGATCCCGACGTCCTCAAGCGCTACGTGAACTTCATGAACAATCCCGACGAGCGCACCGCCGTGGATCAGTTCGGAAAAGGCGACAAGTATTTTGGCGTGTGCACGTTAATGGTGACCCTGCCCGGCCTGCCCATGTTCGGCCACGGACAGATTGAAGGATTCACCGAACGTTACGGCATGGAATACCGCCGCGCCTATTACGACGAGAAGCCGGACTCCTGGCTGGTGGAGCGCCACGAGCGCGAAATTTCCCCCCTCCTGCATCGCCGCTCGGTTTTTGCTGAAGTGGGCGAATTCCTTCTGTATGACTTTTATACCGATCAGGGCTGGGTGAATGAGGACGTGTTCGCCTATTCCAATCGCCGCGGCA
This genomic interval carries:
- a CDS encoding alpha-amylase family glycosyl hydrolase, which gives rise to MSEVPTYEFHVSRAVRDLYQFDQAFFSSTGNVVFANLAASREFAQRINQARDAEHHPERTLHPGALNAMGLIDEALHALVDVYRRFNDPRALVDALSWFQSRLGQEALEQTLLAFGERFPAIVVYRGEISAAKWLSASTGGVPHRAVALEELMMLWLANANPAFKSFKELFDDGPLADATSYPKITSALRDYFNTRPRFGPDNQNLVDALRAPALASPDSLADQLAYIREKWGPMLGGLFDKLLTALDVLKEEEMAVWMRFHPPGPHFGGALGQGDSGIGAVPQFAGQEQEYESFSPDQEWMPSTVLIAKSVYVWLDQLSKTYQRNIHRLDHVPDEELDVFARRGFNALWLIGVWERSRASQRIKQLCGNPEAVASAYSLADYTIADDLGGESAYFNLRDRAWARGIRLASDMVPNHMGIDSRWVIQHPDWFLSLPYSPFPGYRFEGPDLSSDGRVEIKIEDHYYDRTDAAVVFRRKDRWTGDTRYVYHGNDGTSFPWNDTAQLNYLNPEVREAVIQTILHVARQFPIIRFDAAMTLTKRHYQRLWFPAPGTGGAIPSRAEHGMTKAQFDAAMPKEFWREVVDRVAAEAPGTLLLAEAFWLMEGYFVRTLGMHRVYNSAFMNMLRDEENANYRSVIKNTLEFDPDVLKRYVNFMNNPDERTAVDQFGKGDKYFGVCTLMVTLPGLPMFGHGQIEGFTERYGMEYRRAYYDEKPDSWLVERHEREISPLLHRRSVFAEVGEFLLYDFYTDQGWVNEDVFAYSNRRGNDRALVVYHNRYASTQGWIRISCGYAEKLPGGGKRVRQRALSEAFGMPADSSVFVACRDAVTGLEYLHRARDVAEKGLHLQLDAYKCHVFLDWREFRDDGERPWSELCNTLVGRGTPSLDDALRSLELKPVHEALRAVLDPVLANGLADASAHAAAEGKADGKEKERSKLLEHARRRVHSFLVEARRYASTAGAAAAGLDSAEKWSGDPDQAADLFERRLKAALRLPDLEHQFSAPWPNEARAVLPSISEDSKQGSTDGAAARKSRQPAIWGTILAWSALEALGNFKDPAQPERAAADLFDRLRLREPMADAFAALGLEGEERWRAAARVRAALAHPGWAPGADLISQRATAPFSWLHDPDVAWLVGLNEHEGVRYFVKEEFERLLWWMALRALLTLASEPHPDPQKLHVVERELNARNRAAAEAGYSVEALFESGRE